The genomic interval ctgtAAACGGAAAGTCAAgtattttttgaacattaaagcatgtaaacatgttctaatgGAAACCCCAGATCtaaatatgaacctgaaaatcAGCATAATATGGGAACTTTAAAGTTTCTTTTACCAAAACCGCTTTGCCTTATGAAGAGaggacaaataaaaaataaatagaaacagaaaacaaactcaCTGCTGGGTGTCCCATGCCACTGCCCATGAAAACAGCCAGCTCTGGGGGCACAGGAAGAGGCTGGGCCCCGGGGATAGGGTCTGAGATGACCAAGTTGGATTTGGAGGTATGCAGGGGGCTCGTGCCACCGAGGGCGGCAGAGCCCATCTGCTGGGCCAGGAGCATGGCCCTCTCTGGCAGCTTGTTAGGGTCTGAGCAAGCCTGTTGCCACACTGGGATCTTCTGGGTCAGAAGGTCTTTACCCTGGAAGCAGGAAGGAAAGattggagaaacacacacacacacaaacataaaaatatgatattGATGTAGCGGCAACG from Epinephelus moara isolate mb unplaced genomic scaffold, YSFRI_EMoa_1.0 scaffold2375, whole genome shotgun sequence carries:
- the LOC126387145 gene encoding brain-specific angiogenesis inhibitor 1-associated protein 2-like, which codes for FVETISSKQTELDTFIAEGYKTALSEERRRYCFLVDRQCAVAKNNSAYHGKGKDLLTQKIPVWQQACSDPNKLPERAMLLAQQMGSAALGGTSPLHTSKSNLVISDPIPGAQPLPVPPELAVFMGSGMGHPAVSLFSVSIYFLFVLSS